The segment CAAATTTGCCTTTTGTAAGACGTCCCGCCACACCAGCTTGGGGCACCCCGTACCTACGGCAATTAAAACGGGAGCGAGCGCAACCGAGCTCAACGCGCACATCGTCGATCGAGAACATTGCTGACTCAGGGAAAGTTTAAGCGCTGCAGTGATGAATATCGTCGTTTGAATGCTGTTTTGTACAAATCGTATGTGTTGCGAGTGCAACACATATCTCCGCAGAAAACCTAAAAACTTTTGGAATTTTGTCAATTCAAAGAGGAGATGTAAATCCATCTCTTCATGCGTCTGCTTTAAtggaactgaatctgaaactGTCGCCGATTCTTGTGAGTTGTTTGCAAACTTTTTCGCATCTGTCTTCGCCGAGAAAACAACTTCGGACCTTGATGCGGATGTAGCCGCTGCGCATGTTCCGTCCGACTTAGTTGACTTGAACTTATTCGACATTACTACCAACATGGTGATAGAAGCTGCAAGAAAATTGAAGCGTTCATTTTCCGCGGGACCTGATGGTATTCCAGCTGTGGTGTAAAATCGCTGTGCCGAGCCTTTGGCCATTCCTTTGCGCACGATTTTTAACAAGTCATTCGAACAAGGTAAATTCCCTAATATTTGGAAGCAGTCATTTATGTTCCCAGTATATAAAACTGGCGATCGTCAAAACGTAAGaaactatcgcggaattacGAGCCTGTCTGCTGCGTCTAAACTGTTCGAGATAATCGTGAGTGGAGTGATTTTgtcccgcactaagaactatatatccacagcgcagcatggttttatgcctggTCGTTCCGTTTGCACGAATCTGATGGAATTTACTTCGTTTTGTATTTCGGAAATGGAGAacaagaagcaagttgatgtaatctacacggacttgaaagctgcttttgatAGAATTGTCCATACCATATTATTGCGTAAGCTTTCCCATCTGGGGGCTTCTCAACAGATGATTTGTTGGCTAAGCTCATACTTGCGTGGAGGAGTGCTGCGTGTGAAGCTTGGATCCTGTATTTCTTCGCAGTTTACGAACatgtctggagttccgcaaggtagcaatatgggcccgctgcttttctcgctgtttttcaacgatgttacgGTCCTATTGGGTGCTGGTTGTAGACTTGTATATGCAGATGACTTGAAATTGTTTTTGGCTGTTGAAAAAATGGAGGATTGTCGCCGCCTTCAAGCTTTGCGCGATGTATTTGTTATATGGTGTAAACAAAACTGGCTTACAATAAGTGTTGCGAAATGCGATGTGTTGCGATGTGAGGTGATGAGTTTTTACCGCTTAAAAACTCCAATTCTTTTTAATTATCGGATAGATGGAACTGAATTGCGCAGAGTCGACCATGTTACTGACCTTGGAATTTTGCTGGACACTAAGCTCACATTTAACTTACACCGCGAATCAATTATCTCGAAAGCAATGCGTCAGCTTGGATTCATTTCAAAAATTGGCCGGGACTTCCCCACTGCCTCAAGTCGCTATACTGCGCCCTAGTTCGACCGCTGCTTGAGAACTGTTGCTTAGTTTGGAATCCTCAGCAAGTATCGTGGAACTTACGTGTCGAGAGAGTGCAGAGAAAATTTATCTGGATGGCTTAGCGACATCTACCGTGGCGTAACCCAGAGGAGCTCCCACCATACTTGGATTGTTGCCGGCTTCTTGACCTAGATTCACTTGAACACCGACGTAGAATCCAGAAGGCAGTGTTTGTGGCAAAAGTCATAAATGGCGAAATCGACTCTCCCCAGCTTTTGTTACTCATGGATTTTCGCGCTTCACAGCGTAATCTAAGATCCACCGGATTACTGCAAGCACCATTTCATTGCACTGCTTTCGGGTGTAATGAGCCTGTAACTGCTTGCATTAGAAAATTTTCGACAGTGGAAGAGCTATTCGATTTCGGACAACCATcgcataaatttgtacaaagactacgtaacagaaacagaaacagaattagtattcatgtagacactgtcagatgaatttaacagaaaaataaataaataaataaatgagtcTTATATCGTCAACAAATCCTCTAGGAGCATGGGATTCATTTTTAGAATCACCAAAAATTTCACCGACGTCTACTGCTTAAAAGCATTATACGGCTCCCTGGTCAGATCGACTCTGAAGAACTGTTCGGCGGTTTGGAACCCGAACTACCACAACAGTTCTGAACGAATCGAATCCGTCCAGCGCCGCTTTCTGCGTTTTGCCCTTCGTCGGCTGCCCTGGCGAAATCCGTATCACTTACCGAGCTACGAAAATCGATGTATGATAATCCACCTAGATACTCTCTCTCTACACGGAGAGATACATCTAAAGCCCTGCTAGTCGCTGATACTCTGCGAGGTAAAATAGATAGATTGCCCTCAATTTCTAGAGCGGATCGACCTTAATGTGCAGCCTAAATCCCTTCGAAATACTGCTATGCTGAGGACGTCATATCATCGTACGAACTACAGGAAATATGGGGCCCTCAGCGGTCTCCAGAGGACGTTTGACAAAGTAGCATTCATATTCGATTTCCATCTATCGCGCCAAACTCTTCGTGAACGATTCAACCGCTTCTTCAGCCAGTCCAATTAACTTGTCTATCCGTTTAGTTATATTTATgtgaatttattattatttatacacTTGACCACTAGTGTTAAGAAGTTAGACCAACATTAGGACCATGTAAGTCTGTtgatgtaataaataaataagaataagaataatagCCATCCCGGTTCTCAGCATTTGAAACATCTTATTTTACTTGTGTTTCTCTGTACTTGTGTATCGAAATTATTGTATTACATAACTCTTGCGATTAGGCTGGAACGCAGTTAGGTTTAACTTCTCGTTCGGCAATCAAATATATTTGATGACAACCGCACAAACCatgtacatataaaaataattccGTCAGCAATGGTTAAGATTACTTACTTGCTTATTAGTCCATGTGCGTCGGTCCGACAGAacaaaagggataaaatcagagatctccactgctgacgctTTCTTGCCGTGGCTTTTGCCTGCAGCCAGAACAGTTTCTTGTCAATAGCCCGGATGCCGTTGGCTAAGCTGATAATGAACCTCTGGGTCTCTCTCTTCTTGCTTGTCCTTGTGGATCCCACTCAAATGCTTCTCTACAGATCACGTTCGCTCTtctcctcaaggtgtgtccgatccacttccacctacgttctcggatttctgttgctatcggccgatgacgacgatggagttccacggtagatatccaattatcaggcgtACCGGAATACGGATTCAACGTCTGATTTGTAAATGTGTGTTAATAATCTGATTTGAGCGCTAGATTTTTGCAGACCTGCGAAGGCATcactggccttcctgatccgttcTGCCCATTTAATGTCGATTCATGGATTGTACCTAGatcgtttttaatttgtaactttTCTTTCGTTAAGACATAGAATTATCTAATGAATTTATTTTTCGAACAAACAATAACTTTCTGCATctttatttcttcttctttttcttcacaACTTCATCTTCAACGAATTCGAGAAAAATTTCATCATTATTCGATGAGTCTTGCGCCGTTTCACATGAAGCATCCTTATTTTCCTTCTTTGTCGCTTCTTCATACGCCTCTTTTGCGTAAAGCCGTTTTACCCTGTCTCGCGAACGTTTCTAAATAGAAAAAGGAACATAAATCACACAAACTTTCAACTattctattaaaataaataccttATAGGCAATTTTTCTGCAAGCCTCGAAAATCAACGGAAGCGCTTCCTGCGGGGTGTACTCCGTTTGGCTCTGTACTACTAACTGGTCGTGATTATGCTCGTGTCTTTTCTCGAGCTTCAGGTAATCGTTAGTCACAGTAATCTGCGCCTGGCACTGGAACCGTCTACGGTGTGCGCACTGCCAATAGGTGTGTCGTGTCGTGAACAGAGGCGAATTATAACGTTCACCGTCGTAGATCAGCGTAAAGTACGTGGAACGGGGGCTCTTTTCGAAATAGAAAGAATCGGGATATGAATCGGCCAGCACTAACATATTGTCCAACACGGGCAGGCTTTCCACTACGCATTCCTTCGGGATGGTTTTCTGCTTGCCTTTAGCTTGTTTTTTGTGTTTTCGAATGTACGCTTTATCATCTTCAATACAGCTGGAATCTTCACCGTAGTTTGATTGATCTGACCTATCTTCGTCCGAGGATTCATCTGATTGATCCGAGTTCTGTTGGTTAGCAACGGCATTTTTCTGAAATTAATtgttacaaagtttttttttaatgtttcacAATAAAATTGCAAATATCTTCTTACCCAAGCAGATCGACTCCTGGTTATTTTGAATATGTCCGGCAATGCTTCACGAGGCGTGAAAACGATTTTCTTTTTTACCGTGACTTCCCCGTGGGTGTGATGTTGTGTTCGTTCAAACGCAGTGTAATCATTGGTTGTGCGGAGTACCGCACTACAGCGATATCTTGTGCGGTGCGCACACTGCCAGTACGTATAATTGACTCCGTACCGAGCCGAATTGAATCGTTCACCAAAGAATACGAGAGTGTAATTAACCGAACGAGGATTTTTCTCAAAGTGAAAATAGTCTGGATATGATTCAGCAAGAACCGGATTGCTGAAATCAGTTTTACCCATTACTTGCGGGTCAATGGTTAAATAGAACTGGGTCTCCTTGTTGCCATCGTTCTCCGCTGCATGTGATGGTTTTGTTACGGATTTACGATTTTGTTTAGGCGGATTGGATTTTTTCGAATAGCTATCAGGTGTGCTTTTCGAAACCACATTATCATtagcatcatcgtcatcatgcAACTCTTCACTAGTAGCAGCATAATCGCCACTATTATCAGCGGGTAAATCTTCCTCCGATTCATCTAGTGTCTCAATAATGTACTCACCGTCACCACCAGAAATATCAATGAACTCTGTGGAGTTCGGAAGTTCGTCGTCAATGATTACCTCTTCCTCAACATATTCTGAATGTGCGTTACTGCTACTTTCGGTTGTGTTAATCGTTTCAATGTGTTTCCTCTTTTTACCTTCTACAATTTGCCGTTGCCCTCCAAGTTTCTAGAAAAAGCAGATACGAAACTTTAAATagatataattattttttaacggTCAATGTTTAACCTTTTTAAATTGCGCTCGACAGATCTCAAATATTTCGGGTAAGGCTTGAGTTGGCTGGTAGATTATTCCACTTTTCTCTGGTAACGCCCCGTGAGAATGAGTGTGTCTTTTTTCGAAATGTTTGTAATCGTTTGTACAACAGATTTGAGCCTtgcaaaaatgcttttttcgaTAAATACACTGCCAGTACGTGAATCGAGCGGTAAACAGAGCTGAATTGTAGCGTTCCCCATTGTAAACCAAATTATAATAGTTGGACCGTGGTGTTTTTTCAAAATGAAAATTTCCGTAGGGTTCAGACAGAACAAGCATTTTGTTTAGCTCGGCCAATCCAAATGTTTTGCTTGATGCTTTGAAAAACGCTTCTTCCTTTAAAGTTATATCTGCGTGCTCTTCCTCGAACGTGACGTTGGTATCAAATTTTTGAGAACCTATGAATGCTTGGTATTGCTTATTGAAATTCTTCGGTGATATATCGCTTGCATCCGAAATTCGTTCCTTTTTTTCGTGCATTTTGGGTTTATTAGTATGTTTAATTCCAGTGTCTGTTGCTTGCGCCACAAGAAGTGGCTTGTTCGATGTTCGATTAAGACTTTTCATGTGTTCATCATTTTCATGACACTGTTTCTTAAATTTATAAAACTCTTCAAGCGTAGCAAGACATTCAAAACACAACACGGCATCTGGCTCAGTTTTGGAGCTTAGCTGCATGGAAAAATGATATTACTCAGCTGATATATGAAATAGTTAATTaaaggccgttttcgttcgatTGGTTGTTTTAGCAGTATGCAAAATAAGTAAACTAATATATTTTAATGAGAACTACTCACCTCTATTTCAACAAGTTTCAATAATTTTTGGACTCGGTTTTCCACGGTACACTCCCTCGGAAATATCACCACTCTGTTTCGGGTTTCCACCAAACAGAGACGGCAGAACACCTCTTTAATAGTTTTACTCATATTTCGTCGCCAAAAGCGAAACTCATgaaaaaaatgtaattaaaaacCAAGTTAAAAACCTTTCTAAGGAAATCGACGCTTTGTTTTAGCTTTGCCTCTTGTTTTGAACTATGAAAGATGACAGTGCCCCATGACAGTGTTGTAAGTTTTGCGGGTTTTGCGATACGAATGCTGCCGTCTGCGCCTTCTCCCATCCCATTTTCGAAGATCCTACACGCTTATATAAATTGACTCGTTTTCACAGAAATGTGAAACAACaccaattgaagatagaattaacaaaagggcgaatgtcgccagcgtaaacaaaccgagtgagggttgattttcttatgctggtcctgcaaaaattaactctcacccgttttgtttacatttgcgtcATTCGCCCTTttattaattctatctagaattattCTAGATCACCTAAataggacaggacatgacatGTGACTTCTTATTATTCTTGTTTACTGTTTTGGCGAttcctttcaaaatttactacggcATCGAAAAGTGTCTTGAATGCAGCCGCAGTTTATGATAGAAACCAACTtgtcctactgtgttacctgactcactgcgcatagcgttgtattcgcggtatcgtgttggttcgaaaggtttcgaaaaatatcgcccttgtatcgaaaatatcgttgattttgatcactaaaaataacgtacttaaacgttgcaaaataaatatattgcaagtgctagtagtacgcaataattgtattgtgaaactgaattgttatttatgcaactttttacaaattaaatgcaataacaaaagcacaacttataaaaaatcggttgttatcgattagctgcatatgcgttataaacgaataaaacgcatggtgacgttttatttcaataacacgcatattcgcagtgagtcaggtaaaaccaccccatcgacatctccatatcgagctgcagtaaacgtcagcgacagcatgtctggggctcaaaatttgacagcgggcccaaatcagactgctcgcagttgagtgaaacgcagtgctgacatgctatctcattttcgcacacacgagatgttggcggcgaaaacatggttgtctgccgatggggtgggtaAAACAGTGTTTAGTGATCAATTACACAAAAACAGAGTCAATTTGGCCGAATTACACTTTCACTTgagtttagtttgttttatgctAACACGCCGTGataaccaccccatcgacatctctataacgagctgcagtaaacgtcagcgacaacatgtcgtgggctcaaaatttgacagcgggcccaaatcagactgctggcagttgagtgaaacgcagtgctgacatgctatatcattttcgcacacacgagatgttggcagcgaaaacatggttgcctgccgatggggtggtgaTAAGCAAACTGTTAAaatcctactgtgttacctggctcactgcgaatatgcgtattattgaaataaaacgtaaccatacgtttttttcgtttataacgcatatgcagttaatatcgataacaaacgatttttatacgttgtgcttttgttattgcatctaatttgtaaaaagttgcctaaataacaattcagtttcacaatacaattattgcgtactactggcgcatgaaatataacgtttaattacgttatttttagtgatcaaaattaacgatattttcgatacaagggcgatatttttcgaaacctttcgaaccaaccaacacgcgaacacaacgcatattcggagtgagtcaggtaacacagtagtaacgtttaaaaatttgatggtTTCAGTGCTTCTGTGGTTcccagcaacacttttgcgcttcccttgttaatttttgtttctacagttgcacgcatgaaatcagctaatcaggaagctggctcttttttgacagcaaatcggctcttttgcgatacaatagtgtcacgtcctgtcctatccagctttccacgagcaataatggcggatattgagcacaagtgggcacaactaggggcacaatcttttgacattcattggaggagcgtcgagttcgccctgacggagttactatggatacattcatgtttgtttgttgttcgagtgtaaaaatgtaaacattgtttaattttgcagatcagttGAAATGaaacataactaaacggattcaaacttttatagtggtttgcggtcataatttgctgaaggcactggctcagaatactttttcacaatcgtaCGAATTAAACattgtcaagtttgctctcgaacagcgtctcgactcgcactcttaaatgattctacccgtaaataggtcggaacttggttgaaactactcaaaatgcacttaaagtgtacaaactcaaattttgcgtaaaaaattcaaccaattttggctacttgctaccgataactGAATTATTCTCTGCGACAAACAACGCACTTTttagttcctactaccaatttttcggttggaaaactactcaaaatgtgaGCTTGTATACTTTAATGGAATTTTGagcagttttaaccaagttttagctaaatccaaccaatttaTGGGTAAACTCATTTAGGAGTGCAGGGCATTTATACAATTTTCAGCCCCCGCTCTTTacaaaaacgtttgtttattctcccaaaaatgtttttttattggaATTAACAGAGCTGctacaaatacagatatttgtgcatgcataaatttgggacccatcaatcaTTTTAGtttctgtgatttctggctctactaatgtgcCTAGATTTtaaagtaccgtggacccccgttcgtttgaccgtttttaatctgaaaattttttattttgaaccccactggtttgcacgacgtgcaaattaaaaatggttcaaatgtcattctcaacataacatcatttacttatgcagacaatgcacataaacacgatttgtttgtacttatCTAGCGTGTGTAATTTGTTTCACgatccgttttcccaacgattatgaaagaaatccgatcgcagaatgaaatattcgctgctagcAACTGCAAACAAATCAAACCacgaaaacaataacaaagaacagggcgaccagttcacacaagtgtctgcatatttagggttaccagttgttcaaattaaaaattaaccccgttagtttgcatgagtaatcgttcaaacgaaagGGGGTCCACAGTATTCCGGAAACTATTTATgctatttaaaagattagaccgAGAATATAAAATATTCCGGAGAAAACGGCAGGGTCCCAAGTTTacgcatgcacaaatatctgtatttatggcagctctgggaACTAACCCatcagcacagaacagaagtggaagtttgaacgattcggcgatcaaaactggtaacagagtcttttttgtttttatttttctttgggaaggttttcacatagcagcgaataacagcaatataaacagaacgctcgctgccaatcgcatagcagctttcacatgctttcgtgtgctttcgtatgcgttcgggtgttttcgtggaaatgGCGGAAGTGTTCGtagtatttgaacagcatttttgacatttccctaatacagtggacccccgttcgtttgaacgattcctcatgcaaactaacggggttcgtttttaatttgaacaactagcaaccctcaatatgctgaaacctgacTGAACtgaccgccctgctctttgttattgttttggtggtttgatttagtctcgtttagttggtagctgcaaacagcgaatatgttattctccgatcggatttctatcgtaatcgttgggaaacgaaatgtgaaactgatttaactaggattaaacacgctagatcagtacaaacaaatcgtgtttatgtgcattgtctgcgaagacAAATGATGCcgtattgagaatgacatttgaaccatttttaatttgcacatcgtgcaaaccagcggggttcaaattaaaaagcgttcagattaaaaacggtcaaacgaacgggggttcacggtacatcgcacgttttctttccgtacattcctttcaCTCAGCGAAATTCACATAGGATTTTCATAACATGGATCGTATGAATCAGGTAAATGGAATATAATTTCGCGTTCATACGAAACGTATGATTGTCATACGAAAAATAAAGAACTTCATAAGCTGCAGGAAGAAAAACACAATAGTTCATTTTGAATTTCATACGTGTGACGTATGTAATACAGGTTGATTACCCATTTTTTGggttgtttataactttttcgttttgtCTTGTTTTATCGTGTAACAATCGTCGGCTGTCAAAAGTTTTCGTGTttcgtttgttttgaattttgattttgattgtgCGCGTTATTtaaatgtatgaatttttaatattacGTTGCGAATTTAATCTTTTTCGCATTTTGTTTGCGGTCGGCGTGTTGCGGGACACAATATGGAACGAGTGGATAATGTTTAGCTAGCTAATTGTTTTTCGGCACTATTAATGCAATGGAAAAGTTGATCTGCCGGTAAGTTGTTTCCTGCCTTTGGATTATATTTTTCCGGCACGTCGTGTTTCATTACCATTTTCTGTTATAGTTGCTATTGGTGCAGTTTGTATAATACTACGAGCTGCTTTTCCTAAACCTGTTTCGGAACTATGAACGGAACGATCGGGAAGATCCGGCAAATCATACGACGTTTGGGAACTTGTTACCGGTCGTAGTTGTTATCGTGATGTGTTTGCTGCTAGAGAAGCCGGTATTCCCGCAACTCGCTAACTGATCGAACCTTCGgaataacaaaaacaaacggtACGGAGGAGCTTGCTTTGTATTACGTAAGTTTAGGAACTCATTTATCTAACGCATTgtttaaaatggtttaaattactttgcaggaaaacgATTAAAGTAACCGACACTTCCTTAAAAAACAATTGCTAACAGAATTCCTGATTTTATTCGGATTACGCAACATGGCACGATGAAAATGGAACTGGTTGCTGCTCGGTGCTACATAGGTAAAGAATTATGTTTATTAAGTTATCTATTTTCTTAAGACTCAATTGCAGAAATTGTAACGagccatattttttttattttgtttatataTATTTAGAGAGACACTCTGAGGGAGTGACCTGATTTGCTTTAATTAGCTGGGCTTTTATTGACATAGTTTTCAAGGTTTTTAGATGACGATTTATAGTTTGTTTTAAGAAATGAGGCACTTTTTTATCTGTTGTATTATGTTGTGGGGTTGAAGTGAGTTATTTTAACTCTAGTGTAACATTCGCCACTAGGGAAAACTGGGAACGTGTTAGAAATTTAATTAGTTTTCTCATTGCCACTATGGAATAATGACAAGGGATGCACTTGATAACTTGAACTTGATATTTTTTATCTGTTAAAGCGATCAAAAGCTCGTATTTTTTCACATGAAATACAGGGAGGGCTTTATCATCTTCATCGATCGTAGAGTCTCAATAATACTGTAACTATCTGTTAAGATAAAGTAGTAGCTTGTAGGCATAATTGCGACCATCCGGTGGTAGTATTGAATTACAACAGTTCTGCGACATCCATGGATGCAGGAGCATCGAGCTTTTAAGGCTCAAGCACGCGTAATTAATTTCTGggattcaaaagcagttttcatGCTCAAAACACAAGAtatgttcatgaaaatttaCCATTGCGTTCGAACAGAcgcaaaactgcttttgaaatcccagaaatcaatcacgcgtgtttgaacctttaGGACGCTCTCCTTTAGGAGgcgggttcccatacaaatgaaatacaaatttctgtatatctcaaaaactaatctagcaaacggaaccaaatttggtatgtggggattTTTGCAGGGAAGAATtttgtcgtaggactacgtctttgtttactacactgggactgggtagcactttctgaaaacgaaaatagaggtgtaacttttgaatgaaagatttcaaaatgTAATATCTTCTGAACTACTGtctgaaactgaacaattcatatgtcgttggatagataaaatgaccagcaattttatggaggagcaattttaaggagggtgtaggaggggggggctcttatacaaatgaaacacaaatttcctcaaaactcgagaactaatccagcaaatggaaccaaatttggcatgtggaggtttcagaagtcaggattttgacgtaggactacgtctttgtttactatactgggactgggtagcactttgtgaaaacgaaaataaaagtgtaacgtttgaatgagatttcaaatgctaataactactaaacttctgaacgaaactgaacaattttaatgtcgttggatagataaaatgaccagcaattttatagggagtaagagagcaattttaaggggagcgtaagaggggggggggctcctatacaaacgaaacacaagtttcctcaaaactcgagaactaatcaagcaaatggaaccaaatttggcatgtggggatttcagaaggcaggatttttttctatggtgtactgagacctcttctccttctaagaggggggggggactcccgtacaaatgaaatacaaatttcctcaaaaccaaATTTAGAATGTAGGGGTTTCGTTGTACTTAttaacccccgtccacgtattttcaaagccaacattgcattaaatgaggaattgaatctaaatatttcgctcttctcttttaaacagtCACTTGAACAATGGCacacacagattcttataaacatacatatgctagaaatgaagtttacattagtctttgatctgatgatctgatatagtcctacgtcaccatttcgtacaacccttaggactGCATACCttggagttttttttctatggtgtactgagaccgttTCCCCTTTCTAAGGGGAAGGGGCCCAGTAaatcatttggtttgtatatctcgattgcaactggggTATACAagatcatatctgaacgaaaaagttatatttcacgccatataagaacatatatgtaccaaagtggaggcgatatacgtgcgaaaattttgacagctatttgtaattttattttgcgcagtttttataacacgcaactaaatactcctgaatatatgattaagatataatcaaatattgcaattgtctatcctgctttacaattcacagtcataaattgtatatgaagacacgcacgactgcaaaacaacttattattcatttcgatttgacatactctaatcattatgcaattccaatgctaaattgacatgaaaacgttttaatgtgaacttcccattacgattttgtgttatctg is part of the Sabethes cyaneus chromosome 2, idSabCyanKW18_F2, whole genome shotgun sequence genome and harbors:
- the LOC128737255 gene encoding uncharacterized protein LOC128737255; translated protein: MSKTIKEVFCRLCLVETRNRVVIFPRECTVENRVQKLLKLVEIELSSKTEPDAVLCFECLATLEEFYKFKKQCHENDEHMKSLNRTSNKPLLVAQATDTGIKHTNKPKMHEKKERISDASDISPKNFNKQYQAFIGSQKFDTNVTFEEEHADITLKEEAFFKASSKTFGLAELNKMLVLSEPYGNFHFEKTPRSNYYNLVYNGERYNSALFTARFTYWQCIYRKKHFCKAQICCTNDYKHFEKRHTHSHGALPEKSGIIYQPTQALPEIFEICRAQFKKKLGGQRQIVEGKKRKHIETINTTESSSNAHSEYVEEEVIIDDELPNSTEFIDISGGDGEYIIETLDESEEDLPADNSGDYAATSEELHDDDDANDNVVSKSTPDSYSKKSNPPKQNRKSVTKPSHAAENDGNKETQFYLTIDPQVMGKTDFSNPVLAESYPDYFHFEKNPRSVNYTLVFFGERFNSARYGVNYTYWQCAHRTRYRCSAVLRTTNDYTAFERTQHHTHGEVTVKKKIVFTPREALPDIFKITRSRSAWKNAVANQQNSDQSDESSDEDRSDQSNYGEDSSCIEDDKAYIRKHKKQAKGKQKTIPKECVVESLPVLDNMLVLADSYPDSFYFEKSPRSTYFTLIYDGERYNSPLFTTRHTYWQCAHRRRFQCQAQITVTNDYLKLEKRHEHNHDQLVVQSQTEYTPQEALPLIFEACRKIAYKKRSRDRVKRLYAKEAYEEATKKENKDASCETAQDSSNNDEIFLEFVEDEVVKKKKKK